One Phaseolus vulgaris cultivar G19833 chromosome 4, P. vulgaris v2.0, whole genome shotgun sequence DNA window includes the following coding sequences:
- the LOC137838387 gene encoding uncharacterized protein, with product MVRWAVELSEFDIQYEPRGPIKGQVYADFVAELSPGGKQEVEAGSQWSLSVDGSSNQQGSGAGIVLEGPDGVLIEQALRFAFKASNNQAEYEALIAGMLLAKEMGARNLLVKSDSQLVTGQVLGEFQVKDPQMAAYLRYVESLRGAFSALELVHVPREQNARADLLAKLASSGKGGRQMTVIQETLKAPRKFIEDNRVDVLHISAARGRPRSHRSLTQDTLKAPHISVYTDTPEGGR from the coding sequence gggcaggtatacGCAGATTTCGTtgcagaactctcgcccggaggcaAACAGGAGGTGGAGGCAGGCTCGCAGTGGTCGCTCTCAGTGgacggctcttccaaccaacagggaagtggtgcgggaatagtcttggaaggaccagacggtgtactgatcgagcaggccctacgCTTCGCTTTTAAAGCTAGCAATAATCAGgctgagtatgaagccctgattgcaggaatgctttTAGCCAAAGAGATGGGCGCGCGGAACCTCTTAGTGAAGAGTGACTCTCAACTAGTTACAGGGCAAGTGTTGGGTGAGTTTCAGGTgaaagacccgcagatggcagcaTATTTAAGGTACGTCGAATCGCTAAGAGGAGCCTTCAGTGCTCTTGAACTGgtgcatgtcccaagggagcagaatgctagagctgacctgctcgccaagctggccagctcaggcaaggggggcaggcagatgactgtaatccaagagacgcttaAGGCTCCGAGGAAATTCATAGAGGATAatagggtggatgtcctccacaTAAGCGCCGCGAGAGGAAGGCCAAGAAGTCATCGTTCCTTGACTCAGGATACGTTGAAGGCACCTCACATTAGTGTATACACGGACACGCCCGAAGGAGGGAGGTGA